The genomic DNA CCGAGCGGACTGCGGCGGTCCTCACCGAATTCACGGGAATGGACCTCATGCTCAACCGACGCGGCTTGGTGGGCGCGGGCGCCGCGCTCGCCGCGGGCTCCGCACTCAGCAGCGCCATGCACGACTGGCTGCACACCGACCCGGCCCTGGCGGCCGACGCCCCCGACCTCCACCAACCCCTGCACGCCGACCCCGCCGGGTTCGACCGCTACGAGGCCGCCCCCATCGGGTCGCAGGAGGTGGAGGAACTGGAGCGCTCGGTCGAGGTGTTCCGCGCCTGGGACGCCGCCCGGGGCGGTGGCCTCCAGCGCAAGGCCGTGGTGGGCCAGCTCAACGAGGTGGGCGGCATGCTCGCCTACCACCACCCACCCCATCTCCAGCGGCGCCTGTGGGGCGTCGCCGCCAACCTCGCCGTCCTCGCGGGCTGGATGTCGCACGACGTCGGTCTGGAACCGACCGCCCAGAAGTACTTCGTCATCGCCGCCCACGCCGCACGCGAGGGCGGCGACCGGCCCCGGGCGGGCGAGGCGCTCTCCCGGGCGGCCCGCCAGATGGTGCACCTCGGCCGCCCCGACGAGGCCCTGGACCTCATGAAACTCGCCCAGTCCGGCTCCGGCGAGCAGGTACTGCCGCGCACCAAGGCCATGCTCTACACCATCGAGGCCTGGGCGCAGGCATCCATGGGCAAGGGCCAGGCGATGCGCCGCACCCTGGGCCGGGCCGAGGACCTCTTCGTCTCGGACAAGGCGGACGTGCCGCCCCCGGACTGGATGCAGACGTTCAAGGAGGAGGACCTGTACGGCATGCAGGCGCTGGCCTACCGGACGCTCGCCGAGTTCGAACCGGGGGCCGCCGCGCACGCCCAGCACTACGCGGACAAGGCCCTGGCCCTCAGGATCGACGGCCGGCAGCGGTCCAAGATCTTCGACTACCTGTCCATGGCCTCCGCCTGCTTCATCGCCGACGACCCCGAACAGGCGGACCGGTACGCGCGCCTGGCCCTGGTGTCGATGGGCTCCAACTCCTCCCAGCGGACCTGGGACCGGCTGCGCCAGATGTACCGTCTCACCGCCGAGTACGCCGGATACCCGAAGATCCAGGAGCTGCGGGAGGAGATCAAGCTGGCGCTGCCCAAGGGCAGGTCGCCCAGGGGGGAGGGGCAGGGCGGCACCATCGCGTCGGCGTAGGGCGCGACGCGCTCCGCGGACCTACGGTGTCACCCGGGCGACCAGCACACAGGCGTCCTGACGACCCGGAAACTCGTCCAGCTCCCGGGTCACGATGCGTAGGCCGTTCCCGGCCGAATCCGCGGCTGTCAGGCGGCGGGCCAGGGACAGGAGGTGCTCCACGGCCGCCGGTTCGAGTGCTCCGGTGTGCAGAAGGAGCAGGTCGCCCGCTTCGAGGGCCGCCTCGGCCTGCCCCGATGGTCCGCCCTGTCCGGACAGCGCACGCCCCGTTCCACCGCGGAAGAGCAGCGGGACGGGGCCCGGGGCATGAGTCCAGGTCAGGACGTGGGTGTCCGGCCGGTAGCCGCAGTACACGGCGCCGTCCACCGGCGGCAGGGCGGTGGAACGGAGCAGTTCGGCGAGCCCGTCCCGCAGTCGCCCGGGCCGGGTGCCGGCCAGCGCCAGGCCGCGCAGGGCGCCGATCAGTACCGCCGGGCCGTGGGCCTCGGTCTCCGGGTGTCCGAAGTCGCCGACGGTGAGCAGGGTTTCGCCGTCGGCGCCGAGCGGACACGCGTCGTACCACCCGCCGTATCCGGGCCGCCGGCCCGCCGACGCCGGCGGGAGGTGCGCGGCGGCCAGGTCCAGGCCGGGCCGGCCCTCGTCCGGGAAGCGCAGGAGACCCTGCCAGGGCGGAGGCCGGTGACGCCGGAGCGAGTCACGGGTCTCGCTCACCACCCGCTGACTGCGGCGCAGTTCGCCGACGTCCCGCAGTACCGCCCACATCGAGGCGGTGCTGCCGTCGGCGTCGAGGACCGGCTCGCCCATCATGTGCACGGTGCGTACGGTCCCGTCGGGGCGCGCCACGCGGAACTCGCCGTCGATGGGGCGGCCGTCGACGAGGCAGTCCGTGACCATCGCGGTGAGCTTCGGCCGGTCCTCGGCGAGTACGAGGGAAGGGAGTTCGTCGAGGCTGAGAGGGACGGACGCCGGGTCGCGGCCCAGGATGTGGAAGAGTTCCGCGGACCACTCGGCCTCGTCCGTCAGCAGGTTCCACTCCGCGCTGCCGACCCGGCTGAGCAGCGAACCGGCGCGCGGCGCGGGTGCCGGGCCGTCCCGGAGCTGCGCCAGGTGCGCGTCGAGGTCGGTGAGCTGGTGCAGTGCCAGGTCGTACAGGGCGCGCTGCCAGCGCCCCCGGGGGTCCGTCGTGTCGTCCTGGCTGTCCCGTCGTACCGCGTCCACGTCGCCCCGCAGCCGCCGGGTCTGCGATATGAGCGCCTCGACCGAGCCGGGTCCCGGTGGCTGGGCGGCCGGGTGGTCCGCGGAGAGATGGGACGACATGACGCACTCCGATGTGCTGACGGTACGACCAAGGTGGAACCGAGGCTGGCGGAAGGACCGTTACGACTGTTGCACAGCCCGCCATGCCCCGTAAGGGATTCGGCAACACACGATACGGTGGTGCTTCCGGCATATGCCACAGTCTTCCCGGGGTGACTCGGGTACGTGTTCGGCATACTCGGGCCGCGGGGTAAGTCGTAGGCTCCCTACGGGACTTGAAGGGGATGAGGGTCCGCGGGCGTCGTCGCCCGGGTGTTCGGTGGACTCTTGTTCTATGCCTGGTCGTACAGGGCCGGACGGAGTGCCATGTCGACGGGTGTGCGTGCGCCCGTCTCCAGCGCCCGCACCCCGGCCTCGGCGACCGCGGCGGCCGCGTACCCGTCCCAGGCGCCCGGCCCGGTGACCCGGCCCCGCCGGGTGGCATCCACCCAGCTCTGCACCTCGTGGTCGTAGGCGTCCGCGAACCGCACCAGGTAGTCCTGCGGCACCTCCTCCCGCGCGCCGTCCGCCGCCGTGACCACCATGGTGTGCGCCGCACCGATCCGGGCGCTGCCCGCCTCGCAGACGGCTTCGCAGCGCACCTCGTAGCCGAAGCCGCAGTTGACGAAGACCTCCACGTCCACCACGGCGCCGCCCTCGGTCTCGAAGAGCACCAGCTGCGGATCGAGCAGGCCCTCGGGCGCACCCGCCGACGGGCGCGGACGCAGTACGGTCACCGCACTCAGCTCCTGGCCGAGCAACCAGCGGGCCGCGTCGATCTCGTGCGAGACGGAACTGTTGATCAGCATCGCCGAGGTGAAGTGCGGGGGCGAGGAGACGTTGCGGTGCACGCAGTGCAGCATCAGGGGCCGGCCGAGGCGCCCGACGTCCAGGAGGGACTTCAACTGCCGGTACTCGGCGTCGTACCGCCGCATGAACCCGATCTGCGCCAGCCTTCTGCCGAGGCGCGCCTCGGCCTCCACCACGCGCAGCGCGCCCGCGGAGTCCGGCACCATCGGCTTCTCGCACAGCACCGGCAGCCCTCGTGCGAAGGCGGCCAGCAGCGCGTCCTCGTGCGCCTCGCCGGGCGAGGCGATCAGGACCGCCCCGACACCCGGCGCGTCCAGCGCGGCCTCGACGTCCGTGTGCACGCTGATCCTGCCGCTCCCGCCGATCCCGCCCACGGCCTCCTTCGCCCGCTCGGCGTCGGGGTCCGCCACCGCGGCGACCCGGGCGCCGCTCACCACCCGGTCGACGCGTCGTATGTGGTCGGCACCCATGTGCCCCGCACCCAGGACCGCCACACCCAGAAGTTCACTCACGCCGTGCCCGCTCCCTCGCCGTCCGCCGCGCACCCGCCGGCAGCGGGCACGTGTACGGCGAACAGGCTTTCACGCGCGTCAAGAGGCAGGGGGAGGGCCGGCCCGCGGGTGCGGCGGCCGGCGTCAGTAGCGCAGTACGCCTGCGATGCCGTCCGCGTCCCCGAGTGCGCCGTCCGGCACGAAACGGACCTCGGCGCCGGTCTCCAGGCACTGCTCGACGATCTCGTCCACGATGTCCTCCCGGGCGTCGAGGTCGCCGTCGTCGGCCGGGAGCAGGTGCTCGCCGTCGTCGCGCATCGTCACCTTGAAGTTCTCCTCGACGGCCAGCAGCCGGACGCGGCCCGTGTGGGCGCTCTCCCACAGCTCGTCGACCCCGGCCGCGAAGTCCTTGCGGCCGCGGGCCGCGTCCAGTTCCCTGGCCACCGCCTCGACGGACCCGCGCGCCTCGTTCTCGAGCACGGGCCGCACCGCCTGCCACACCGCCTCGGCGGTGCCGTGCGCGAGCCCGCCGTGCGGGACCAGCACCGCGTCCGAGGCGAGCGTGCCCGCCTCCTCGAACAGGGGCAGCGCGGGCTCGGGGCCGGTGATGTACAGCGGCCGGGGGTGGGCGCGCAGGACCTTGCCCATCGCGGCGTCGGCGTCGCGCAGGAACTTGCGGGTGCCCTCGTCCCGGAAGGTGCTCGGCGCGTCGCCGATCCGTTCCTGACGCTCGGGGTCGAAGTCCTCGGCGGGCCGGTCGAGCGGGAAGCCGCCGAGGTGTTCCTCCACGACCCGGTCCGCGCCACCGCTCCACAGCTTGACGCGGTCGGCGGCGACCGACAGGACCCAGAACGGCCGCTCGGCCGCCTGCGCGGCAACGAGGTTGCGGGTCAGGAAGGTGTCCGAGAGAACCACGCGCTCGGGCACGGAACGGCTGAGCGTCCAGACCTGGTGCTCACCGGGTGCGGCGAAGATCGCCAGACCGTCCTCGGCGTACGTCAGGTCGATCTCGGCCAGCGCCCGGTCCAGCTCGCGGGACACCTCCGCACGCCGGTCGCGGCTGACCGCCGGATCCTCCTCCAGCTGTTTCTTGGCCGCGGCGACCGCGTTGCGCAGCCGGACGCGGTCCTGGGCGTTGTCCGGCTCGCGGCGGTGCGTCGGCGTCAGTACGGACACGGCCGGATACGGGCGGGGGCGCCGCAGTCCGGCGAGGGTGGCGGGACTCAGATCGTGCTCCATGTCAGCACGATATGCGCCACGGGTATATAAGGCATATCGGGCATTCGGAACCGATGGCCGATCGGTCGGACCCGTCGCCGCTCAGCCGGACCGGTCGCCGCTCAGTCGGACCGGTCGCCGGCGGCCTCGGGGCCGCAGGAGCTGCCGTCGGGCGGCAGGGAACCGTACAGCAGGAAGTCGTCGACCTTGCGGTGCACGCACTTGGACGACGCGTATCCGGTGTGTCCCTCGCCCCGGTTGTCCAGGACCACGGCGGAGGGCCCGAGCCGGTCGGCCGTCTCCGTCGTCCAGCGGTACGGCGTGGCCGGGTCGCCGCGGGTGCCGACCAGGAGCATCCTCGCGGTGTCGAGGTCCTTCACGTCGTCCCGGATGTAGTCCGTTCCCCTGGGCCGGCCGTAGCACATGAGCACCTGGGTGAGCCGGTACCGGCCGAAGACCGGTGAGGCGTCCTCGTACCGCGCGCGCAGCCGGTCGAGGGACGCGGTGACCTGGGCGGCGGTGGGACGGTCGGGGTCGTCGGCGCAGTTGATCGCCATCAGCGCGGCCGGAAGGTTGTCCATGGGGACGTCCTCCTCGTCGGTGAGGCCGGCCGTCCCGTCGCCCCGGACCGGTACCGGTGCCCGTACCGGGAAGGTGACGCCGCCCGACGAGAAGCCCTCCAGGCCGCGGGTGTCGCCGTCCTCGAGCAACTGCGCGAGGGCCCGCTCCAGCGACGGCCACAACTCCCGGCTGTACAGCGCCTGGCCGATCGCGCCGACCATGTCCTGCCCGGTGAAGGGCTCGCCGAACGCGGACGGCACCGGGTCGGCGTCGAGGGAGGCGACGAGCCGCTCGACCTGGTCCCGAGCCTCCCGGGCGTCCTGGCCCAACGGGCAGGCGATGTCCTCGGCGCACCAGTCGAGGAAGTTCTCCAGCGCGGTCTGCTGCCCCCGCGCCCCGGCCAGCCCCTGTTCGGCCAGCGGTTCCGTCAGGGTGTCCACGCCGTCCAGAACCATCCGGCCGACCTTGTCCGGGAACCGCGCCGCGTAGACCGCCCCGAGCCGGGTCCCGTAGGAGAAGCCCAGGTAGTTGAGCCGGTCGTCGCCGAGTGCCCGGCGCATCACGTCCATGTCGCGCGCCGCGTCGACGGTGCCTATGTGGGGCAGCACGGGGCCGGAGTACTTGGCGCACTCGGACGCCGCGTCCCGCAGCCGTTTCAGCACGTCCTCCGGGTCGCCCATCCCTCCGTCCCCGTCCGTCGCCTCCATGATCTTCAGGGTGGCCGGTCCGCAGGAGACCGGGGAGGACCGGCCGACGCCGCGGGGGTCGAAGGACACCACGTCGTAGCCGTTGGTGAGGTGCATGAACTCCTTGCCGCCCGCGGCGAGTTCACTGACGCCGGAGCCGCCGGGGCCGCCGAAGTTCAGCAGGACCGAGCCCCGCGAGTCGCCGGTCGCCCGGTACCGGGCGAGGGCCAGTTCCAGGGTCCCGCCCCTGGGCCGCGCGTAGTCGAGGGGGACGGTGACCTTGCCGCACTGCAGGTCCTTCGGCATGTCCGTGCCCTCGCACGCCGACCACTTGATCCTCTGGTCGTAGAACCGGGACAGGCCGGACCCGGCGTCCCGCGTGGTCGCCGTGGTCGCCGTGGTCGCGGCGGTTGCGGTGGTCGCGCCGTTCGCGGCGGGGAGGCCCGCACCCAGCAGGGCCAGGCCGAGCGCTCCGGTGACCGCGCAGCGCCGGACCGAGGGCCGAGTCTCCAGCTTGGCCTGCATCGATGCCTCCCGGGGCCCCGTCGCGGACCGGTGGTCGGCGCCCTCGCTCACCATAAACGGGCCGCGCACCCGGCGCCTCCGGGCGGCATCGCACCGGACGGTGCGCCGCTTGTTCGATGAACCGCCCACTCGATGGGGTGAAAGACCGATAAGCCATAACTCGGATGGTGCGCCCGCGTTTTAGACGGTGCGGGCGAGTGCCCGCGACCATGTCTGGAAGGCAGGGAGCCTCATGAGAAGGGTTACCCGAAACGGTGTGCTCGCCGTCGCCGCCTCAGGCGCGCTGGCCGTGACGATGCCGGCGTACGCGGCGTTCGCGTCCGACGGGGCCGGCGCCGACGGATCCGCGGCCGGTTCGCCCGGGCTGATCTCCGGCAACACGGTCCAGCTCCCGGTGGACGTGCCGGTCAACGTGTGCGGCAACACGGTGAACGTGGTGGGGCTCCTCAACCCGGCCGCGGGCAACGGCTGCGCCAACTCCGGGGAGCCGGGGACGTCGCACCCCGGGGCGTCGCACCAGACGGCGGGAGCCTCGGACGGTACGTCCGGCAGCGCGTCCCGGGGGACGTCCGGCGGCGCGGTCGCCGAGGGGAGCGGAAAGGGTTCGCCCGGAGTGCTCTCCGGCAACGGGGTGCAGTTGCCGGTGCACCTCCCGGTGAACGTCAGCGGCAACAGTGTCAACGTGGCCGGCATCGGCAACCCGGCCGTCGGCAACGAGTCGACGAACGACTCCGGTGACCACCCGGAGCCGGTACGGCCCCCGGCGGAGCCGTCCGCCCCCGAGGAGGAGCGTGCCGGGCCCGGACCGTCCCCGCACGCCGCTCCGCCGCGGGAAGAGGTGTCCCTCGCCCACACCGGTACGGACCGCACCCTGCCCGCCCTCGCCGGCGGCGCCGCGCTCGTGCTGGGCGGAACCGTCCTCTACCGGCGCTTCCGGCCGGGCGCCGGGGACTGACCGCGCCGACCGGGGTATCCGCCGCTCGGGCGGGTGCCCCGGTTCAGGCGCGTCCCGTGCTCAGGCGCGTCCCGAGTGGAAGCGCCGGTGCAGGGCGTGGATTTCCCGCGTGAGTTGCGGCACCGGGCCCTCCACGGTCACGCCGGGCGCCACCTCCTGCACGGGAAGCGGCCGCACCGGCGGCTCCGGTATGCCCAACTCCACCAGCCAGCCCGTGAGTTGCTCCGACGAGGCGACGTACACGATACGACCCAGGCCCACCCACGCGTGTGCGGCCGCGCACATCGGGCAGTGCTCGCCGGACGTGTACACGGTGGCCGCGGCCCGTTCCTCCGGGGTCAGGCGGGCGGCGGACCAGCGCGCGAGCTCGAACTCCGGGTGACGGGTCCGGTCGCCGGCGGCCACCCGGTTGTGGTCCTCGGCCAGCACCGTGCCGTCCCCGCCCA from Streptomyces sp. CB09001 includes the following:
- the chpB gene encoding LAXTG-anchored chaplin ChpB, which translates into the protein MRRVTRNGVLAVAASGALAVTMPAYAAFASDGAGADGSAAGSPGLISGNTVQLPVDVPVNVCGNTVNVVGLLNPAAGNGCANSGEPGTSHPGASHQTAGASDGTSGSASRGTSGGAVAEGSGKGSPGVLSGNGVQLPVHLPVNVSGNSVNVAGIGNPAVGNESTNDSGDHPEPVRPPAEPSAPEEERAGPGPSPHAAPPREEVSLAHTGTDRTLPALAGGAALVLGGTVLYRRFRPGAGD
- a CDS encoding PAS domain-containing protein → MSSHLSADHPAAQPPGPGSVEALISQTRRLRGDVDAVRRDSQDDTTDPRGRWQRALYDLALHQLTDLDAHLAQLRDGPAPAPRAGSLLSRVGSAEWNLLTDEAEWSAELFHILGRDPASVPLSLDELPSLVLAEDRPKLTAMVTDCLVDGRPIDGEFRVARPDGTVRTVHMMGEPVLDADGSTASMWAVLRDVGELRRSQRVVSETRDSLRRHRPPPWQGLLRFPDEGRPGLDLAAAHLPPASAGRRPGYGGWYDACPLGADGETLLTVGDFGHPETEAHGPAVLIGALRGLALAGTRPGRLRDGLAELLRSTALPPVDGAVYCGYRPDTHVLTWTHAPGPVPLLFRGGTGRALSGQGGPSGQAEAALEAGDLLLLHTGALEPAAVEHLLSLARRLTAADSAGNGLRIVTRELDEFPGRQDACVLVARVTP
- a CDS encoding nucleoside deaminase; amino-acid sequence: MVVNDTELPHLRRCVELAAEALEAGDEPFGSVLVGGDGTVLAEDHNRVAAGDRTRHPEFELARWSAARLTPEERAAATVYTSGEHCPMCAAAHAWVGLGRIVYVASSEQLTGWLVELGIPEPPVRPLPVQEVAPGVTVEGPVPQLTREIHALHRRFHSGRA
- a CDS encoding Gfo/Idh/MocA family oxidoreductase is translated as MSELLGVAVLGAGHMGADHIRRVDRVVSGARVAAVADPDAERAKEAVGGIGGSGRISVHTDVEAALDAPGVGAVLIASPGEAHEDALLAAFARGLPVLCEKPMVPDSAGALRVVEAEARLGRRLAQIGFMRRYDAEYRQLKSLLDVGRLGRPLMLHCVHRNVSSPPHFTSAMLINSSVSHEIDAARWLLGQELSAVTVLRPRPSAGAPEGLLDPQLVLFETEGGAVVDVEVFVNCGFGYEVRCEAVCEAGSARIGAAHTMVVTAADGAREEVPQDYLVRFADAYDHEVQSWVDATRRGRVTGPGAWDGYAAAAVAEAGVRALETGARTPVDMALRPALYDQA
- a CDS encoding alpha/beta hydrolase — its product is MQAKLETRPSVRRCAVTGALGLALLGAGLPAANGATTATAATTATTATTRDAGSGLSRFYDQRIKWSACEGTDMPKDLQCGKVTVPLDYARPRGGTLELALARYRATGDSRGSVLLNFGGPGGSGVSELAAGGKEFMHLTNGYDVVSFDPRGVGRSSPVSCGPATLKIMEATDGDGGMGDPEDVLKRLRDAASECAKYSGPVLPHIGTVDAARDMDVMRRALGDDRLNYLGFSYGTRLGAVYAARFPDKVGRMVLDGVDTLTEPLAEQGLAGARGQQTALENFLDWCAEDIACPLGQDAREARDQVERLVASLDADPVPSAFGEPFTGQDMVGAIGQALYSRELWPSLERALAQLLEDGDTRGLEGFSSGGVTFPVRAPVPVRGDGTAGLTDEEDVPMDNLPAALMAINCADDPDRPTAAQVTASLDRLRARYEDASPVFGRYRLTQVLMCYGRPRGTDYIRDDVKDLDTARMLLVGTRGDPATPYRWTTETADRLGPSAVVLDNRGEGHTGYASSKCVHRKVDDFLLYGSLPPDGSSCGPEAAGDRSD
- a CDS encoding chemotaxis protein is translated as MEHDLSPATLAGLRRPRPYPAVSVLTPTHRREPDNAQDRVRLRNAVAAAKKQLEEDPAVSRDRRAEVSRELDRALAEIDLTYAEDGLAIFAAPGEHQVWTLSRSVPERVVLSDTFLTRNLVAAQAAERPFWVLSVAADRVKLWSGGADRVVEEHLGGFPLDRPAEDFDPERQERIGDAPSTFRDEGTRKFLRDADAAMGKVLRAHPRPLYITGPEPALPLFEEAGTLASDAVLVPHGGLAHGTAEAVWQAVRPVLENEARGSVEAVARELDAARGRKDFAAGVDELWESAHTGRVRLLAVEENFKVTMRDDGEHLLPADDGDLDAREDIVDEIVEQCLETGAEVRFVPDGALGDADGIAGVLRY